AAATAGGCTCTATAGACTTGGGGGAACGCCCCATACTTCTGGCTCCGATGGAGGATGTTACTGATATTGCTTTCCGACTGCTGTGCAAGCAATTCGGGGCAGACATGGTGTATACTGAATTTATTTCCAGTGATGCGCTGGTTCGTTTCGTAAATAAAACAACGCAGAAACTCACTATCAGTGAAGAAGAACGGCCGGTTGCCATGCAGATTTACGGCAGAGAAGTAGAACCTATGGTGGAAGCCGCAAAAATTGTGGAAGCTGCCCACCCTGATATTCTGGATATCAACTTTGGCTGTCCGGTGAAAAAGGTTGCCGGTAAAGGCGCCGGAGCAGGAATGCTGCAAAACATCCCTAAGATGCTTGAAATAACCAAGGCAGTGGTTGATGCCGTTAATATTCCTGTTACCGTAAAAACCCGTCTGGGTTGGGATCATGACAGTAAGATTATAGTGGACCTTGCCGAGCAATTGCAGGACTGCGGTATTGCCGCACTGACCATTCACGGAAGAACACGCAGCCAGATGTATACAGGCGAAGCTGACTGGACACTTATTGGCGAGGTGAAGAACAATCCCCGCATGCATATCCCCATCATTGGTAATGGCGACGTTACCACTCCGCAACAGGTGAAAGAGTATTTTGATCGTTATGGGGTAGATGCTATTATGATTGGCCGTGCTAGTTTTGGCCGTCCATGGATATTCAAGGAAGTGAAACACTATCTGGAGACAGGAGAAGAGCTTCCTCCCCTCACCTTTGAATGGAGAATGGATGTACTACGCGAGCAGGTGAAACAAAGCATTGAAAGACTTGACGAACGCCGTGGAATTATTCACGTCCGCCGGCATTTGGCAGCTTCTCCCCTATTCAAAGGAATCCCAAACTTCAGAGATACCCGCATAGCCATGCTGAGGGCTAATACACAAGAAGAGCTGTTTACTATATTCGACCGGGTTATTGCTGAACACGACAAGGCAGCACTCTGACAGAATTTTAATTTCATATAGAACAGTTCTTTGTTCTTGCATAAAAAATCAAAAGAATCCTTTCACAGTTACAAAAGTGAAAGGATTTTTTCTATTTAAATAGCGGATAGGCAAACCACTTCTTATAAATCTTTGTAACAAGTACATACATAAAGAAGGCTGAAATAAATCCTACAATTGAATCAATCAGATAGTGAGCCTGGATGTAGACCGTAGCACAACAAAGAAGGAAGTAGAATGGTAAAAGGAAAGAGCCCAGTTTTCTACTCACACGGAAGGCAGAGATCATCAACAAGGTTGAAATTGCAACGTGTGAGCTGGGGAAAGCAGCAGTAGGCCGTTCTCCCACCTGTTGCGACGCATCAACCAAGCTATAAAAGAATCCGTGCTGATAATCAGGTCCGGAAAGCAATTCGTGGTGTGTATTAAAGTAATTACCAATAGCCGGGAAAATTCCGTTTGTAACATTATCCATTCCAATAGCCGGGAAATAGAACTGAGGTCCGGCAACAGGAACAAAGATATAGATGAAATAATAAATAAAAAAAGAGGTTACAATCACAAACGACCATTTCTCAAACAAATCAAATCTGCGAAAGAAATAATATATTCCTACGACAGCAATCATTGGATAATAAGAAAAATAGCCTAAGTTCAACGGTTCGCTTACCCACTGGTAAGGAAGATGCTTAGAGAACTCTACTGCCGGCTGACATCCAAAGATAAACTGTTCCGTTGAAGCAAATAAATGATCTAAGTTAGTGAATAACCGATTAAACTCAAAGGTGTCGGGATACCAGTAAGACAGTAACCCCATCTGAACTATGATTCTAACAAAAGCGGAAAACTTACACGGTGCAAGCCGATAAAGGTAAATTAAGCAGAAGGTTGTCAAAGTAATTAAAATCCGATCCCACAACATTTCCACCGGATGGCTCATCTGAGGAAACATAAAGAGAATCAAAATTGATGTCAGAAGATTATATATCAATGAAATCTTCTCAACCGCAAATAACCCTTTCGGAGTTTCTACCTTTTTAAATATATCTAAAGCCATCCTTCTTTTTTATACCAATCAATAACTTGTTTAACTCCTTTCTCCAAATGATACTGAGGTGTATATCCCAAATCATTTACCAAAGGGGCAATATCACATTGCCAGTTCCTCTGTTTCATTATCTTATATTTATCGCCATTCAGAGTACTACTCTTCCCTGAATAAGATGCGAAAAATTCAGCGCACAAAGATATAACTTTTAAAATAATTAATGGGCATTTAATATGTATTACAAAAGGATTACCTAGCTCTTTTTGAATTAAATCCGAAAAATCCCTACTTGAATAAACATTTCCATCGCTTACAAAGTAAGATTTCCGGCAAACATCTTTTTGAATTCCGAGGAAAATTGCCTGAGCCAAATCAGCAACATAAATAAACGTAAGTAGCTGTTTACGCAATCCGGCAGCAAAGTCCACATGCTTCTGAATAGATTTTGCCATCAAGAAATAATCCTTCTCGCGAGGACCATAAACTCCCGTAGGACGGTAAATAAGATAAGGGAAATCAGGAAGGCTCTGAATGTACTCTTCCGCATGAAGTTTACTAAGACCATAAGCAGTATTAGGCTTAGGAGCATCTTCTTCAGATATTGGCTCCAGCCCCTTTTCATGAATAGGCCCGAAAACACTTAAGGAACTTAAGTAAATAAACTTATCGGGAGTCATACCCAGCAGATTCAGAGTCTCAATAAAGTTTTTTGTCCCAGTATAATTCACTTTATCAAAATCATTCTTATTCTTGCATTTTGTTACACCTGCCGTATGTATAATATAGTTCCATTTTCTATTAGTCTCCTTAAAGTCAGACAGTTGTACCTTAAGTGTTGCAGGGTGTGCAAAATCCAGTTCAATCAGATTAATATTAGTAGCTTGCAATCCTTCCAGACTACTTGTTGCCCTTACTCCAGCCCACACATCGTATCCCCTTTTCAAGGCTTCCTTTATTAAGAAATTACCAATAAATCCACTTGCTCCGGTTACTAAAACACTTCCGTTCATACCAATCTGATTCTCTGTCATTACTATTTAAGGGCTCACTCAATAACCATCTTAGAATTATCTCCGTAATATCCTCAAAAGAGTAAAACATTTAATCACAAGTATACTCTATTAAAACCGGAGCAAATAACATTCTATCACTATTATTTTACTAATCTGTTTGGCAAAGATAATATTTTAATTCATTTTATGAATTGAATCACATATTTTTCGAATATATAAAAGAACTTTCTCAAAAATGACGCACATCAAAAGCAATAATTTATTTACTTTGTAATCAGAACCAAAAAAAATCCATTTATGGCAAAAAAAGATAAAAAGAAAGCAGGAAAAAGAATGAAGAAAGCCCAATTGGCAGAATTGCTAATGAATCTGTTTCAAAGTAAATCGGCAGAAGTTCTTCCTTTAAAATATATTTTTGCAGAATTGAATTTAATCACGCATCCTCTCAAGATGTTGTGTATGGATATT
The sequence above is drawn from the uncultured Bacteroides sp. genome and encodes:
- the dusB gene encoding tRNA dihydrouridine synthase DusB; translated protein: MKIGSIDLGERPILLAPMEDVTDIAFRLLCKQFGADMVYTEFISSDALVRFVNKTTQKLTISEEERPVAMQIYGREVEPMVEAAKIVEAAHPDILDINFGCPVKKVAGKGAGAGMLQNIPKMLEITKAVVDAVNIPVTVKTRLGWDHDSKIIVDLAEQLQDCGIAALTIHGRTRSQMYTGEADWTLIGEVKNNPRMHIPIIGNGDVTTPQQVKEYFDRYGVDAIMIGRASFGRPWIFKEVKHYLETGEELPPLTFEWRMDVLREQVKQSIERLDERRGIIHVRRHLAASPLFKGIPNFRDTRIAMLRANTQEELFTIFDRVIAEHDKAAL
- a CDS encoding phosphatase PAP2 family protein, with amino-acid sequence MALDIFKKVETPKGLFAVEKISLIYNLLTSILILFMFPQMSHPVEMLWDRILITLTTFCLIYLYRLAPCKFSAFVRIIVQMGLLSYWYPDTFEFNRLFTNLDHLFASTEQFIFGCQPAVEFSKHLPYQWVSEPLNLGYFSYYPMIAVVGIYYFFRRFDLFEKWSFVIVTSFFIYYFIYIFVPVAGPQFYFPAIGMDNVTNGIFPAIGNYFNTHHELLSGPDYQHGFFYSLVDASQQVGERPTAAFPSSHVAISTLLMISAFRVSRKLGSFLLPFYFLLCCATVYIQAHYLIDSIVGFISAFFMYVLVTKIYKKWFAYPLFK
- a CDS encoding NAD(P)-dependent oxidoreductase, with protein sequence MNGSVLVTGASGFIGNFLIKEALKRGYDVWAGVRATSSLEGLQATNINLIELDFAHPATLKVQLSDFKETNRKWNYIIHTAGVTKCKNKNDFDKVNYTGTKNFIETLNLLGMTPDKFIYLSSLSVFGPIHEKGLEPISEEDAPKPNTAYGLSKLHAEEYIQSLPDFPYLIYRPTGVYGPREKDYFLMAKSIQKHVDFAAGLRKQLLTFIYVADLAQAIFLGIQKDVCRKSYFVSDGNVYSSRDFSDLIQKELGNPFVIHIKCPLIILKVISLCAEFFASYSGKSSTLNGDKYKIMKQRNWQCDIAPLVNDLGYTPQYHLEKGVKQVIDWYKKEGWL